Part of the Streptomyces sp. WMMC500 genome is shown below.
GCGGAACGTGCCGTTGTGCTCGCCCGGCTCCCAGATGTCCAGCTCCGGCTTGAAGAGCGTGAGCGACATCGGCAGCCCGTAGCCGCTCAGGGACTTGGACAGCGTGACGATGTCCGGCGTGATGCCGGCGTCCTCGAAGGAGAAGAAGCCGCCGGTGCGGCCGCAGCCCATCTGGATGTCGTCGACGATGAGCAGCATGTCGCGGCGTTTGCACAGCTCGGCGAGGCCGCGGAGCCACTCGGCGCGGGCCACGTTGATGCCGCCCTCGCCCTGGATGGTCTCGACGATGACGGCGGCGGGCTTGTTGAGCCCGGAGCCCTGGTCCTCCAGCAGCCGCTCGAACCACAGGAAGTCCGGGACCTGGCCGTCGAGGTAGTTGTCGAACGGCATCGGGGTGCCGTGCACCAGCGGGATGCCGGCGCCGGCGCGCTTGAAGGCGTTGCCGGTGACGGCGAGCGAGCCGAGCGACATGCCGTGGAAGGCGTTGGTGAACGAGACGATGGCCTCGCGGCCCTTGACCTTGCGGGCCAGCTTCAGCGCGGCCTCGACGGCGTTGGTGCCCGTCGGCCCCGGGAACATCACCTTGTACGGCAGGTCGCGGGGGCGCAGGACGACGTTCTGGAAGGTCTCCAGGAACGCGCGCTTGGCGGTGGTGGCCATGTCCAGGCCGTGCACGATGCCGTCGCGCTCCAGGTAGTCGAGGAGCGCGCGCTTGAGCACGGCGTTGTTGTGGCCGTAGTTGAGGGATCCGGCGCCGGCGAAGAAGTCGAGGTAGGTGTGGCCGTCCTCGTCGTACAGATAGCTGCCCTGGGCCCGGTCGAAGACCGCGGGCCAGCCACGGCAGTAGCTGCGCACCTCCGACTCCAGGGTCTCGAAGACGCTCAGGGCGGGCGGTGTGATGGTCACAGCGTTCTCCTGGGAGATGATCCGATGTGCGGGGGGTACGAATGGTGCGGTGCGGTCAGCCCGCGAGCGGGCCGATGCGGTACAGCAGCTCGGGCTCGTGTCCGTCCGGGAAGTGCTCTCCGCGGAACAGCACGTCGCGGTCGACGTCGGCGCCGTGACGGCGCGCGTACGAGCGGAAAAGCTGGTCGGAGGCGGAGTTGTCCGGGGTGATGGTCGTTTCGAGGCCCCGTATGCCGCGGTCCTGCAGCGCGCGCTCGGTCAGCCCGTCGAGCAGGGCGCCGGCGAGGCCGCGGCCGCGGAAGGCCGCGTCCACGGCGATCTGCCAGACGACGAGGGTCTCCGGCCGGGCAGGTCGTATGTAGCCGGTGACGAAGCCGACCGGGGCGCCGTCCGAGTCCCGTGCCACGACCGTGGTGTCGGCGAAGTCGCGGCACCACAGCAGGTAGCTGTACGAGGAGTTGAGGTCCAGCGACCCGGAGTCGCGTGCGATGCGCCAGATTGCGGCGCCGTCCTCGATTCGCGGGGTGTCCAGCCGGACACCGGCCTCGTCTGCAGATGCGGTACGGGGTTTATCGGGAGGGCCTGCTAGGTCTGCTTGTGCGGCAGTCATGCAGATTGAATTTACCTAGCGGAAATTGAAATCGCACGGCCGGCAGGGGTTACAAAAGGGACGTAGATGTGTTATCCGCGGGCACGCGCGAGCGCGCGAGCAGACGGGGATATGCCCGGTATCTCACGGAATTCCCGGGGGGACTTGGCATCCAGACCCGAAATGTAACGGATTGATAACGACTCCGGCCGCTGTCCGGATTGAGAAGGTTGACTGGCCGAAAATTTACCTGGTTTACCCGGCCGGGAAGCGGGCAGAAGAAGACGGGAAAATCACTTCGCGGAGGCGACGATAAACTGTCGTTAAACATACGTCAATGCCTCACCCCCCGTGTTCGTTCCTTCGCGTGAAGGTGTCTGTGGTACGCCCCGGGAGATCACCGGGGTCGGCCGTTGGCTAGGGTGCCCCGCATGAGCGAGACCCCGGTGCTGCGCGTCCGGGGCCGGGTGCTGACCGGCCGCGAGGAGACCCGAGACGAGCTGTGGGTGGTGGGCGGCCGCGTCACCTTCACGCCGCCGGCCGCCGCTCGTGAGGTCGTCGACATCGACGGGTGGGCGCTCCCCGGGCTCGTCGACGCCCACTGCCACGTCGGGCTCGACGCCCACGGCGCCGTGGACGACGTCACCAGCGAGAAGCAGGCCCGCACCGAGCGCGACGCCGGCACCCTGCTGCTGCGCGACGCGGGCTCCGCCGCCGACACCCGCTGGATCGACGACCGCGACGACCTGCCGCGGATCGTCCGCGCCGGCCGCCACATCGCGCGTACCCGCCGGTACATCCGCAACTTCGCCCACGAGATCGAACCGGCCGACCTCGTCGCGTACGTCGCCCACGAGGCGCGCAGGAGCGACGGCTGGGTCAAGCTCGTGGGCGACTGGATCGACCGCGACGCCGGCGACCTCCGGCCCTGCTGGCCGCGCGAGGCCCTGGCCCCCGCCATCGCCGAGGCCCACCGCCTCGGCGCCCGGGTGACCGCCCACTGCTTCGCCGAGGACTCGCTGCGCGACCTGGTCGAGGCGGGCATCGACTGCATCGAGCACGCCACGGGACTGACCGAGGAGACCGTGCCGCTCTTCGCCGAGCGCGGCGTCGCCATCGTGCCCACACTGATCAACATCGCGACGTTCCCGGAGCTCGCGGCGGGGGGCGAGGCCAGGTTCCCGCGCTGGGCGGACCACATGCGCCGGCTGCACGCCCGCCGGTACGCCACCGTGCGCGCCGCCTACGACGCCGGAATCCCCATATACGCGGGCACCGACGCCGGGGGGTCGCTCGCGCACGGGCTGCTCGGGCAGGAGGTGGGCGAGCTGGTGGCCGCCGGGATCCCCGCGGCGGACGCGCTCTCCGCGGCGACGTGGGGCGCGCGGGAGTGGCTCGGGCGCCCGGCGCTCGAGGAGGGGGCGCCGGCGGACCTCGTGGTCTACGAGGCGGATCCGCTGGCCGACGTGCGGGTGCTGACGGCACCGCGGCGGATCGTGCTGCGGGGGCACATCGTCGCCTGAGGGCGGCGGAGAGAACGCCTGAGGGCGGCGGAAGGCCGAGAGCAGAGAGCCGGGAGGCGCGGGGCAACTTCCGGGAACTGATTCGCCCGATGGGATGAACGAGCGCAGAGTGTCCGTGGCGTCACCCTGAGTGCGTGAGCATGGCGGGGCAGTTGACGATCCGACGACCGTTCACCCGTGGGGGGTTTGTTCCGTGTCCCGTCTGTTCCGCCCGTTCCGTTTGTCCGGTCTGTCCCGCATGCCCGCGACCGTCGCCACGGCCGCCGCGCTGGCCACCTGCCCCGCCCTGCTCCTGGCCGCGCCCGCGCACGCCGACGACACCGACCCCGCCCCGGCGCGTACGGGCTCGGCCGACGCCTCCGTGCTCCGCGCCGACCTCGACGTGTCCCTGCTCGACAGGACCGTGCAGGTGCCGGTGCTCGCCACGCTCAACGAGGTCCGCCTGCCGGCCGGGGGCCACGACTCCGGCGCCGCGGACAAGACCGCACTCGACGTGCGTGTCGACGGCCTCGCCGCCGAAGGGGCCGAACACCCGGACGGCGCCGAGGCGGTGACCCTCGCGCGCGCCGAAGTCGCCACCGCCGACGCCACCGTGGACGAGGACGGCGCCGAGGCGTCGTCGCACCTCGCCCGCGCCGAGGTGCACGTCCCCGGGCTGCCCGCGCTCTCCCTGATCAAGGTCGAGGAGGTGACGTCGGAGGCCGTGTGCGCGGTGGGCGAGAAGCCGGTGGCCGAGTCCGACACCCTCGGCTCCGTCACCGTGCTGGGCAAGCGCGTCACGGTCACCGTCGGCGGGGAGCCGACGGTGGTCACCGTGCCGGGCGTCGGGGAGGTGTCGCTCGGCTTCTCGCAGACGGAGACCACACGGTCGGCGGCGAGCGCCGCGGCGCTGCGGCTCCAGGTGTCCGTGAACCCGCTGAAGCTGAACGTCGCCGAGGTCGCGGGCGAGGTGACCCTGGTCGAGGCGGCCTGCGAGACGCCCGCCGGCGGTACGGACACCCCGGAGGAGCCCGGCGACCGGCCGCAGGGGGACGCGGAGCCGGTGCAGGACGCGAAGCCGGCGGACCCGGGCTACGAGCGGCGCCTCGCCGAGACGGGCGGCAGTTCGGCGACCCCGTACCTGGTCGGCGGCGCGGTGCTGCTCGTCGGCCTCGGACTGGCCGGCGTCGTGCTGGCCCGTTTGCGGGCGCGGGGCTGAGACGCGCGAGAGCGGCGCGCGTACGGCACCGCGTTCGAAGGCCGTACCGGTAGGCGCGCGTTCGCCCGCGTACCGGTACGGCCGCTACCCCTTCGGCGCCCCGGGCGGCAGGAACGGCAGGTCGCCCGGGGCGCCGGACTCGATCAGGCGCAGCAGCGCCTTCGTGTCCGCGTGCTCCTCGATCAGGTCCCCCAGCCGCTCCAACTGCTCCTCCCGCAGCCCCGCGAACGACGTGTCCGGCGCCGGCACGAACGCCCGCCCCGCGTCCGCCGCCACCCGCCGCAGAAACGCCCGCCGGAAGCCGTCGTTCTCCAGCGCACCGTGCCAGTGCGTCCCCCACACCTGCCCCACCCGGCACCCGGCGAGGAACGGCTCCCCGCCGCGTATCTCCGCGACCCCGTGGTGGATCTCGTACCCCTCCACGGGCTCGCCCAGCGCCGTCCCCGCCGGCCGGCCCAGCGTCTTGTCCGCCGCGAACTCCACCCGCACCGGCAGCAGCCCCAGCCCGGCCACGGTGCCCGCCGGCCGCGCCTCCAGGCCCTCCGCGTCGGTGATCCGCTCCGCCAGCATCTGGAACCCGCCGCAGATGCCCAGCACCGGCCGCCCCTGCGCCGCCCGCCGCGCCACCACCGCGTCGATGCCCCGTTCCCGCAGCCACGCGAGCGCCCGTATCGTGCCCCGCGTCCCGGGCAGCACCACGAGGTCGGCGTCCGCCAGTTCCTCCGGCCGGTCGGTGAACTGCACGGCGACGCCCGGCTCCGCGGCCAGCGCGTCCACGTCGGTGAAGTTCGACATCAGCGGCACCGGCACCACCGCGACCCGCAGCACCTCCGCCCCGTACGGCGGCCGGGACGGCAACTCCCGTATTCGGCCGCGCAGCGACAGCCGCAGCCCGTCCTCCTCGTCGATGCCGAGCCCGTACCGGTACGGCAGCACCCCCAGGGTCTGCCGCCCGGTCAGCCCGCGGAGCATCGACAATCCCGGCTCCAGCAGCGCCACGTCACCGCGGAACTTGTTGACCAGGTAGCCGGCGACCAGGCTCTGGTCCGCGGCGCTCAGCAGCGCGGTGGTGCCGAAGAACGACGCGAAGACCCCGCCCCTGTCGATGTCCCCGACGACCACGACGGGCAGCCGCGCCGCCCGCGCCAGGCCCATGTTGACGATGTCGCCGTGCCGCAGGTTGATCTCCGCCGGGCTGCCCGCGCCCTCGCAGATCACCACGTCGTACGAGCGGCGCAACTGCTCCAGGCAGTCCGTGACCGTGTCGAACAGCTCCCGCTGCCGCTCCCCGTGGTAGTCCGCCGCGCTCAGCTCCGCCACCGGCCGGCCCAGCACCACCACCTGGCTGCGGGCCTCGCCGCCCGGCTTCAGCAGGACCGGGTTCATCAGCGCGCTGGGCTCGGTGCGGGCCGCCGCCGCCTGCATGGCCTGCGCCCGGCCGATCTCGGCGCCCTCGCGGGTCACGTACGAGTTGAGCGACATGTTCTGCGCCTTGAACGGCGCGACGGCGACCCCGCGCCGGGCCAGCCATCGGCAGATACCGGCGGTGACGACGCTCTTGCCCGCGTCCGACGTCGTGCCGGCGACCAGCAGGCCGCCGGCACGCGCCGTCACTTCACGATCAGAAAGATCCCGTACGCCACTGCCGCTGCACACAGCGTGAAGCATACGTACGCGCCCGTCCTGGCCAGGGCGGAGGGTGCGGTCTCCGTCTCCGCGGCGCCGTCCGGCCCCCCGGGTTCCGTCCGCGGCGAGAGGCCGACGATGCCGACCGTGAAGAGGCCCACGAGCGCCACCGTCATGACGAGGCTGACGCCGAAGACCTCGCCGAGTGCTGCCCAGTCGATGTCCATGCTGCTTCCTCAGTGCTCAGTCGGGGATCGGCCGGTCAGACCGTGGCCCGGGAGGTGGATCGCGGCGACGGTATGCTCACCCGCTCCGCGGCGCCGTCCGCGCCGCCGTCGGCGGCGGCCGCGACCGGCTGCCCGGTCTGCGGGTCCACGTCGTTGACGTTGGAGTGGTCGACCCGGTCGCGGCGCGAGGCGGCCCAGATCGTCGCGCTGGCGGCGACGCCGAGGACCGCGACCGTCACCACACCCCAGTCGCCCCGGTCGGCGAGGAACGCCGCCGCCCCGGCGATCAGCCCCGCGGCCGGCAGGGTGAGCCCCCACGCGGCGACCATCCGCCCGGCCGTGCTCCAGCGCACCACGCCGCCCTTCCTGCCCACGCCGGAGCCCATGATCGACCCGGAGCAGACCTGGGTGGTGGACAGCGCGAAGCCCAGGTGCGACGAGGCGAGGATCACCGTGGCCGAGCTGGTCTGGGCGGAGAAGCCCTGCGGCGGCTGGATGTCGGTGAGGCCCTTGCCCATGGTGCGGATGATGCGCCAGCCGCCGAGGTACGTGCCGAGCGCGATGGCGACGGCGGCGGAGACGATGACCCAGGCGGGCGGGTCGGAGTCGGGGGCGAGCGAGCCGCCGGTGATGAGCGCCAGGGTGATCACGCCCATCGTCTTCTGCGCGTCGTTGGTGCCGTGGGCGAGGGAGACCAGGGCGCCGGAGGTGATCTGCCCGGCGCGGTAGCCCTTCGCCGTCTGGCCTGCGGAGCGGCGGGCGGCCAGGCGGTAGGTCAGCCGGGTCGCGGCGGCGGCGGCGATGCCCGCGACCAGCGGTGCGGCGACGGCGGGGATGAGGACCTTCATGACGATGGCGTCCATGTGCACGCCGCCCCAGCCGACGGAGACGAGCGTCGCGCCGATGAGGCCGCCGAAGAGGGCGTGCGAGGAGCTGGAGGGCAGCCCGGCGAGCCAGGTCAGCAGGTTCCAGACGATCGCACCCACCAGCCCGGCGAAGATCACTTCTGGCCGGATGCCGGACCCTTCGTCGATGATGCCGCCGGAGATGGTCTTGGCGACTTCCACGGAGAGGAAGGCGCCGACGAGGTTGAGGACTGCGCTCATCGCCACCGCGGTCTTGGGCTTCAGCGCACCGGTGGAGATGGTGGTGGCCATGGCGTTGGCGGTGTCGTGGAACCCGTTCGTGAAGTCGAACACCAGGGCGGTGACGACGACGACTCCGATGATGAGAGTGAGGTGTTCCATGTACCCAAGCAATCCGCTCGAAGGTCGGGGGCCGTGAGGAACGTAGGTACTCCGAGTGAACACAAGGTGAACTGGACCGGACGGGGCGGTGACGGCATCGCACGGGTGTCGCAATGTCCCCGGCCCGGATGCTTCATGCGCAGGTCATAGGGAGGATACTGGTGCGTCACGCATGGCGTGAGCTTGTGGGGACCGCCCGGCGGATGTACGCCGAAGGGCTGGTCGTCGGAACCTCGGGAAACGTCTCCGTACGGGTGGGCGATCATGTGCTCATCACGCCGACCGGCGTTGCCTACGACGAGTTGGGCGACGACGACCTCGTGGCCGTCGACCTGCGGGGGCGGCAGACGGAGGGCGCGCTCAAGCCGACGAGCGAACTGCCCATGCACCTCGCGGTCTACGGGAACACCGACGCGCGCGCCGTGGTGCACACCCACGCCGTGCACGCGACGGCCGTCTCCACGCTCGTGCCCGAGCTGCCCACCGTCCACTACGCGACCGCGGCCCTCGGCGGCCCGGTGCGCGTCGCCCCGTACGCGCTGTACGGGACGGCGGAGCTGGCCGCCGGCATGCTGCGGGCGCTGGCCGGGCGGTCGGCGTGCCTGCTGCAGAACCACGGCACCGTCGCCCACGGCGCCGGTCTTGCGCAGGCGTACGAGAGGACCGCGCAGCTCGAATGGATGTGCCGGGTGTGGCTGGCGGCCTCTTCCGTGCCGGGGCTGAGCCCGTCGCTGCTGTCGGCGGACCAGCTCGGGGAGGTGGCGGAGAAGCTGAAGGGCTACGGCCAGGGGTGAGGCCCCCGCGCGGACGGCCGGCGCCCGGCGTGACCCGGGCGGGTCCGCGCACTGGCAGGGGCCGGTTCGTACGCGGACAATGGCCGGGATGCGTATCACACCGGCCGCCGCGGCCGTGACCAGCCTCCTCGCCGCCGGACTCGGCGCCGGGGCCGCCGCCGTGGCCGCCGGGCGGTACGGCTCCCGGGCCGCTCTGCGGCCCGCGCCCGCGGGCCCCGTCGGGTTCGGCGGCGCCCGGCTGCGGGTGATCGCCGCGGCCGACGGGCGGGTCACCCTCGCGCCCGGCTCGGCGCCCGCCCTGCGGCCCGAGCGGTACGGCCTGGCGGGCGACGGCGTGCACGCCGTCGTCGGCCCGCTGCTGCGCGCCGAGTCGTGGCCGGGCGGCCGGCTCGTGCGCAGCCTGGAGCGCGTCACGTACGGCAGCCTCGACGCGGGCACGCGGGTGCGGCTGACGCCGAAGGTGTACACGGGCACGCCCGCCACGGCCCTGCGCATCGCATACGAGGACGTGACCGTCGAAGGACCGCTGGGCCCGCTGCCCGCGTGGTACGTGCCGGGCTCCCGCGGCACCTGGGTCATCGCCGTCCACGGCCTCGGCGACACCCGCGAACAGGCCCTGACCGCCCTGCCGTTGCTGCACGAGCTGGGGCTCCCGGTCCTCGCCCCCGCCTACCGCGGCGACCCCGACGCCCCGCCGCCCCCCGGCGGCCGGGGCGCGCTCGGCCACGCCGAGTGGCCCGACCTCGACGCGGCGCTCCGCTGGGCGCTGCGCCGCGGAGCGCGGCGCGTGGTGCTGTACGGCTGGTCCGCCGGCGCCACCATGGCGCTGCGCACGGCGGCGGAGTCCCCGGCGGCCGACGGCATCGCGGGGCTGGTGCTGGACTCGCCGCTGCTCGACTGGCGCGCCGCGGTACGGGCCCTGGCCGGGCGCTCCGGCGCTCCCGGGCGGCTCGCCCTGCCGGCGCCGCTGCGCGGCCTCGCGGTGCTGGCGGCCGAGGAGTACCGGGAGTTGGACGCCGCGCTCGCCGTGCCCGACGCCCCGACGCTGGTGCTGCAGGGCCGGGCCGACGACGTCGCCCCGCTCGCCGCGGCCCGGGCGTTCGCGGCCCGCGGCGGCGACCGGCTGCTGCTCCGCGAGGTCCCCGACGGGCGGCACGCGGCGCTGTGGAACGCCACCCCGGAGGCGTACGAGGAGACGCTGCGCCGCTTCCTGACCCCGCTGCTCTGACCGGGGGCCGACCCGGATCCCGGGCCGCCGCGGCGGCCGCAGACGGCCCCTCGCCAACCCCGGATTGGGCTTTCGCCGCCCCACCCGCGAGACTTGGTGCGTGATGGCGCACCGTTCGCACCACCCGCCGCTCCGCCTCGTCCCCAGGCAGCCCCGCCGCGAGATGGCCGCCGCCGCCCGCCGGGCCGTCGTCGACCGGGCCCTACGCCCCGCCCCGCGGCCCCCGGAGGGCATCGCCTCGCCCCGGGTGCTCGCCGGCCACGCCCGCACCCTGCTCGCCGGGGCGGTGCGGGTCGCCAGGTGGGCCGAGGGGCGGGCACAGCCCTGGACCGAGGCCCCGCAGGCCGAGTGGGACCGGGCCCGGCTCGCGGGCCTGGTCGAGGTGCAGGGCGCGTACGCCCGCCCCGCCTGGCGGCTGCGGGCCTGGGACCGCGACGAGCGCGCCGTGCTCCGCGGCTGGGTCGCGCTCTTCGACGCCTGGTCGCTGGCCCACCCCGCGCCCGAGCCGCTGGCCCACGACTCCGTCGCCCTCGGCGACGCGATCGAGGCCATGCCGCAGATGCTTGCCCTGCTCCACCTCACCGGCGGCCCCGTCCGCGTACCCGCGCTGCTCGACCTCCTCGGCCAGCGCGTCGAGGAACTGCGCACCGAGCGCTGCGAGGTCGCGTACGGCAGCGAGCACACCCCCGTGCCGGGCCGGGCCGCCGAGCCGCCCGCCGCGGAGGCGGCGGACGCGGAGCTGCCGGGGCTGCTGCCCGGGCTGCTGGACTGGGCGCTGGAGGCGTTCGCGTCCGTGGGGGCGCTGACCCGCGACGGCGCCGACGTGTCGCTGACGCCGCTGGGCCACTGGGCCGTGTGGATGAAGATCGAGCAGATCTGCATCGCCGCCCAGGGCCCGGAGGGGCACATCGAGAAGCCCGCGGAGGCGATGCTCCGCAGTTGCGCGGGGCTGACCCCGGGACCGGCCCGGGCCGAGTACCGCGCGTGGCTGGCGGCGCGTCCTGCGGGCAGCGCGGTCGCCGAGCTGCTGGAGGTGGCGCGCGGCGACGACGCGCTGCTGCGCGGGCTGGCGTTCGAGGCGCTGCGCGCGGTGGGCGCGGCGGCGGAGGGCGCGGTGCGCGCGGCGTGCGCCGAGCCGATGCTGCGGCCGTACGCGCTGCTGTGGCTGGCGGAGCAGGAGGGCGGCGACGCGGACGACGCGCTGGGCGCGCTGAGCCGCGAGGAGGCGACCTGGCTGTGGGTCGACACCGCCGCGGCCGTCGCCGACCACGGCGAGGGCAGCCTGCTGGTGCGGCACCTGGAGTCCGCGGTGCAGGGCAGCGTGCCGGCGCTGCTGGCCGAGGTGGGGGGCGCGGGCCATCCCCGTACGGTCCAGGTGCTGGTGGCGCTGGCCGCCGCACACCCCGACCCGGCGGTCGCCAAGGCCGTCCGCCGGGCCGCCTTCCGGGTGCACACCGGCGGCGGCTGAGCGGGGCGGGCGCGGCCGGTCGGGCGTGGGTCAGCCGGGGTCGGGCGCGTACGTCCCGAAGCTCCAGACGTTGCCCTCGTGGTCCCGCGCCATGTAGTCCCGCGATCCGTAGTCCTGGTCGGTCGGCGGCATCAGGATCTCCACGCCGTGCGCCACGGCGTGCCGGTGGTGCGCGTCCACGTCGTCCACGACCACGTACACCCCGCTCGGGCCGGCGCCGCGCATCGCCTCGTCGAACCTCCCGCCCCTGTCCTTCGAGCCGAGCATCACCATCCCGTTGCCCTGGGCCAGCTCGGCGTGCGCCACCGTGCCGTCCTCGGCCTCGTACACCGCGACCTCCCGGAAGCCCAGCCCTTCGGTCAGCAGCCGGACGGCGGCCTTGGCGTCGCGGTACAGCAGGGTGGGGTAGACGGTCGCGGGGTTGTCGCTGCCGGGCATGCTGCTCACGTCCTCTCGATCGCTGTACGGGCAGTCTGGCACCGGCCACCGACACCGGCAGCCCGGCCGCGCTCCCCGGCGCCGGCGGCGAGGGCCGGCGGCGGGGCCCGGCGGCCGGGGTCCGGCGGAACAAACGGGTTGCGGCCCCGGATACACTGGCCGCATGGCAACTCTCCACGTGCATTAGACGGGGTAACGCGTCCGCACCGTCCCTGCCGCCGTCGACCCTGCCTGGAGAACTTCCGTGATCACCGCCACCGGCCTGGAGCTGCGCGCCGGCGCCCGCGTCCTCCTCGAATCCGCCACCTTCCGCATCGCCAGGGGCGACCGCATCGGTCTGGTCGGGCGCAACGGCGCCGGCAAGACCACCCTCACCAAGGTCCTGGCCGGCGAGGGCCAGCCGGCCGCGGGCACCGTCTCCCGCGGCAGCACCGTCGGCTATCTGCCGCAGGACCCGCGCACCGGCGACCTCGACGTGCTCGCCCGCGACCGCATCCTGTCCGCCCGCGGCCTCGACGCCGTCATCCGCAAGATGCGCGAGGACGAGGACCGGATGGCGAACGGCCAGGGCGCCACCCGCGAGAAGGCCATGCGGCGCTACGAGCGCATGGAGACCGAGTTCCTCACCAAGGGCGGGTACGCCGCCGAGGCCGAGGCCGCCACGATCGCCGCCAGCCTCGGGCTGCCCGACCGGGTCATGGGCCAGCCGCTCCACACGCTCTCCGGCGGCCAGCGCCGCCGCGTGGAGCTGGCGCGGATCCTCTTCTCCGACTCCGAGATCCTGCTGCTCGACGAGCCGACGAACCACCTCGACGCCGACTCGGTGGTCTGGCTGCGGGACTACCTGAAGACGTACCACGGCGGCTTCGTCGTCATCTCCCACGACGTCAACCTCGTCGAGACCGTCGTCAACAAGGTCTTCCTCCTCGACGCCAACCGCGCCCACATCGACGTCTACAACATGGGCTGGAAGCTCTACCTCGCCCAGCGCGAGGCGGACGAGAAGCGCCGCCGCCGCGAGCGCGCCAACGCCGAGAAGAAGGCCGCCGCGCTCAACGCCCAGGCCGACAAGATGCGCGCCAAGGCGACCAAGGCCACCGCCGCGCAGAACATGGCCCGCCGTGCCGAGCGGCTGCTCTCCGGGCTGGACGCGGAGCGGCAGGCCGACAAGGTCGCGCGGCTGCGGTTCCCCGACCCGGCCCCGTGCGGCAAGACCCCGCTGACGGCCGCGGGCCTGTCCAAGTCGTACGGCTCGCTGGAGGTCTTCACCGACGTCGACCTCGCCGTCGACAAGGGCTCCCGCGTCGTC
Proteins encoded:
- a CDS encoding ABC-F family ATP-binding cassette domain-containing protein — its product is MITATGLELRAGARVLLESATFRIARGDRIGLVGRNGAGKTTLTKVLAGEGQPAAGTVSRGSTVGYLPQDPRTGDLDVLARDRILSARGLDAVIRKMREDEDRMANGQGATREKAMRRYERMETEFLTKGGYAAEAEAATIAASLGLPDRVMGQPLHTLSGGQRRRVELARILFSDSEILLLDEPTNHLDADSVVWLRDYLKTYHGGFVVISHDVNLVETVVNKVFLLDANRAHIDVYNMGWKLYLAQREADEKRRRRERANAEKKAAALNAQADKMRAKATKATAAQNMARRAERLLSGLDAERQADKVARLRFPDPAPCGKTPLTAAGLSKSYGSLEVFTDVDLAVDKGSRVVILGLNGAGKTTLLRLLAGVEKPDTGEVTPGHGLKLGYYAQEHETLDPDRSVLENMASAAPDMDAVEMRKVLGSFLFSGDDVDKPARVLSGGEKTRLALATLVVSSANVLLLDEPTNNLDPASREEILGALRTFTGAVVLVTHDEGAVDALEPERIILLPDGVEDLWNADYADLVALA